One stretch of Comamonas testosteroni DNA includes these proteins:
- a CDS encoding ABC transporter ATP-binding protein: protein MHTSLSTKYIEIHGVEQTFKTAKGLFPALRDINLNIAKGEFVSLIGHSGCGKSTLLNLIAGLTIPTGGALLCANKEIKGPGPERAVVFQNHSLLPWLSCWGNVHLAVERVFGKRESKAQLAQRTDAALAMVGLSHAAQKRPGEISGGMKQRVGIARALSMEPQVLLMDEPFGALDALTRAKLQDELLEIVARTQSTVVMVTHDVDEAVLLSDKIVMMTNGPAATIGEVLHVALPRPRSRVELAEDAQYQSYRKAVIDFLYTRQGHVEKAA from the coding sequence ATGCATACATCTCTCAGCACCAAGTACATCGAGATCCACGGGGTGGAGCAGACCTTCAAGACCGCCAAGGGCCTGTTTCCCGCGCTGCGCGACATCAATCTGAACATTGCCAAGGGCGAGTTCGTCAGTCTCATCGGGCATTCGGGCTGCGGCAAGTCGACGCTGCTCAATCTGATTGCCGGCCTGACCATTCCCACGGGCGGTGCATTGCTGTGCGCCAACAAGGAGATCAAGGGCCCCGGCCCCGAGCGTGCGGTGGTCTTCCAGAACCACTCGCTGCTGCCCTGGCTGAGCTGCTGGGGCAATGTGCACCTGGCCGTGGAGCGTGTCTTCGGCAAGCGCGAAAGCAAGGCACAACTGGCGCAGCGCACCGATGCGGCGCTGGCCATGGTGGGCCTCAGCCATGCGGCGCAAAAGCGTCCCGGCGAAATCTCGGGCGGCATGAAGCAGCGCGTGGGCATTGCCCGCGCCCTGTCCATGGAGCCCCAGGTGCTGCTCATGGACGAGCCCTTCGGCGCCCTCGATGCCCTGACGCGTGCCAAGCTGCAGGACGAGTTGCTGGAGATCGTGGCACGCACCCAGAGCACCGTGGTGATGGTCACGCACGATGTGGACGAGGCTGTGCTGCTGTCCGACAAGATCGTGATGATGACCAACGGTCCCGCTGCCACGATTGGCGAGGTGCTGCATGTGGCACTGCCACGCCCGCGCAGCCGGGTGGAGCTGGCCGAGGATGCCCAGTATCAAAGCTACCGCAAGGCGGTGATCGACTTTCTCTACACGCGCCAGGGCCATGTGGAAAAAGCGGCCTGA
- a CDS encoding NAD-dependent succinate-semialdehyde dehydrogenase, which yields MSTAYPDTQLLIDGQWQDAASSKKIDVRNPASGEVIGRVAHADIADLDRALAAADKGFQVWRKVSAHERGAIMRRAAALLKERADEIAALLTQEQGKPLAEAKVEIIAGAGIIEWFADEALRVYGRIVPSRRPEQQQLVIKEPVGPVAAFTPWNFPVNQIVRKIGAALASGCSFLVKAPEETPASPAALLKCFVDAGIPAGVVGLVYGNPAQISEYLIAHPVIRKVTFTGSTAVGKQLAALAGQHMKRSTMELGGHAPVIVAEDADVQLAVKAAGAAKFRNAGQVCISPTRFLVHNSVREEFTRAMVAHAEALKVGNGLEQGTQMGPLANPRRVTALTQLIQNAEQSGAKLMTGGASFGSAGNFFAPTVLADVPLTADIFNQEPFGPVAAIRGFDRIEDAIQEANRLSYGLAAYAFTRSLKTTHQLSQDVEAGMLWINQPALPSAELPFGGIKDSGYGSEGGPEALEAYLVAKAVAISCV from the coding sequence ATGAGCACTGCATATCCTGATACCCAGCTTTTGATCGACGGTCAGTGGCAGGACGCTGCCAGCAGCAAGAAAATTGATGTGCGCAACCCGGCAAGCGGCGAGGTGATTGGCCGCGTGGCCCATGCCGATATTGCCGACCTGGATCGCGCCCTGGCGGCGGCCGACAAGGGCTTTCAGGTCTGGCGCAAGGTGTCTGCCCATGAGCGCGGTGCCATCATGCGCCGTGCCGCAGCCCTGTTGAAAGAACGTGCCGACGAGATCGCCGCGCTGCTGACGCAGGAGCAGGGCAAGCCGCTGGCCGAGGCCAAGGTGGAAATCATTGCCGGCGCCGGCATCATCGAATGGTTTGCCGACGAGGCGCTGCGTGTCTATGGCCGCATCGTGCCTTCGCGTCGCCCCGAGCAGCAGCAACTGGTGATCAAGGAGCCCGTGGGCCCGGTCGCTGCCTTCACGCCCTGGAACTTCCCCGTCAACCAGATCGTGCGCAAGATCGGCGCGGCCCTGGCTTCGGGCTGCTCCTTCCTGGTCAAGGCACCCGAGGAAACTCCGGCCTCCCCCGCAGCCCTGCTCAAGTGCTTTGTCGATGCCGGAATTCCTGCCGGTGTCGTGGGTCTGGTCTATGGCAACCCCGCGCAGATTTCCGAATATCTGATTGCCCACCCCGTGATCCGCAAGGTGACCTTCACCGGCTCCACGGCCGTGGGCAAGCAGCTGGCGGCGCTGGCCGGCCAGCACATGAAGCGCTCCACCATGGAACTCGGCGGCCATGCTCCCGTGATCGTGGCCGAGGATGCCGATGTGCAGCTGGCCGTCAAGGCTGCGGGCGCGGCCAAGTTCCGCAACGCAGGCCAGGTCTGCATCTCGCCCACGCGCTTTCTGGTGCACAACAGCGTGCGCGAGGAGTTCACGCGCGCCATGGTCGCCCATGCCGAGGCATTGAAGGTCGGCAACGGCCTGGAGCAGGGCACGCAGATGGGCCCGCTGGCCAATCCGCGTCGCGTGACCGCGCTGACCCAGCTGATCCAGAACGCCGAACAAAGCGGTGCCAAGCTGATGACGGGCGGCGCATCCTTTGGCTCCGCCGGCAACTTCTTTGCCCCCACGGTGCTGGCCGACGTGCCTTTGACGGCCGACATCTTCAACCAGGAGCCTTTCGGTCCCGTGGCGGCGATTCGCGGCTTCGACAGGATCGAAGACGCCATTCAGGAGGCCAATCGCCTGTCCTATGGTCTGGCGGCCTACGCCTTCACGCGCTCGCTCAAGACGACGCACCAGCTGTCGCAGGATGTGGAAGCCGGCATGTTGTGGATCAACCAGCCTGCCCTGCCATCGGCCGAGCTGCCCTTTGGCGGCATCAAGGACTCTGGCTACGGCTCCGAAGGCGGCCCGGAGGCGCTGGAAGCCTATCTGGTGGCCAAGGCCGTGGCGATCAGCTGCGTTTGA
- the nirB gene encoding nitrite reductase large subunit NirB, with protein MKKSKLVMIGNGMAGVRALEELLAIAPDLYDITVFGAEPHPNYNRILLSPVLAGEQTLGDIVLNDWSWYQDHHILLHAGYTVTAVDRARRTVHAVNALGETASAEYDRLIMATGSKPFILPIPGKDLEGVLAYRDIADTEAMIEAAKTLRHAVVIGGGLLGLEAANGLMKRGMQVTVVHVGDWLMERQLDDQAGRMLQKSLAERGMQFRMQAQTQELLGDEDAGRSGRVRAVRFKDGSEIPAELVVMAVGIRPSTELAESMHLHVSRGIVVSDTLQTVTDPRIYAVGECAAHRGIAYGLVAPLFEQGKVLANHLAEFGIGRYLGSLTSTKLKVTGIDLFSAGDFQGGGDTEEILMSDPYAGVYKKLVIKDDKLVGACLYGDTVDGSWYFKLLREGRSVADIRDKLMFGESNLGDTGHQGQSKAAAMADGDEVCGCNGVTKGAICKAIKDKGLFTLDDVRKHTKASASCGSCTGLVEQIIMFTAGGDYSAAPKTKAMCGCTDHGHQAVRDAIRDHKLLSTDAVFRFMEWRTPNGCASCRPAVNYYLISTWPKEARDDPQSRFINERSHANIQKDGTYSVIPRMWGGETTASELRRIADVVDKYQIPTVKVTGGQRIDLLGVKKEDLQAVWNDIGMPCGHAYAKALRTVKTCVGSEWCRMGTQDSTQMGKDLERAMWRMYAPHKVKFAVSGCPRNCAESGIKDVGIIGVDSGWEMYMGGNGGIKTEVAHFFTKLKTAEEVMEYTGAFMQLYRLEGWYLERTVHYINRVGLDYVKRRILDDAEGRRALWEQLQFALDGEPDPWFETDKAAVDTRQFQALPADVSAIA; from the coding sequence ATGAAAAAATCCAAACTGGTCATGATTGGTAACGGAATGGCAGGCGTGCGCGCGCTGGAAGAGTTGCTGGCCATTGCTCCCGATCTGTACGACATCACGGTCTTCGGCGCCGAGCCGCATCCCAACTACAACCGCATTCTGCTGTCGCCCGTGCTCGCCGGCGAGCAGACGCTCGGCGATATCGTGCTCAACGACTGGTCCTGGTACCAGGATCACCATATCCTGCTGCACGCCGGCTATACCGTGACGGCCGTGGACCGGGCCCGGCGCACGGTACATGCGGTCAATGCCCTGGGCGAGACCGCCAGCGCCGAGTACGACCGGCTGATCATGGCGACGGGCTCCAAGCCCTTCATCCTGCCCATCCCCGGCAAGGACCTGGAGGGTGTGCTGGCCTACCGTGACATTGCCGACACCGAGGCCATGATCGAAGCGGCCAAGACACTCAGGCATGCGGTGGTGATCGGCGGTGGCCTGCTGGGACTGGAAGCGGCCAACGGCCTCATGAAGCGCGGCATGCAGGTCACCGTGGTGCATGTCGGCGACTGGCTGATGGAGCGCCAGCTCGACGATCAGGCGGGCCGCATGCTGCAGAAATCGCTGGCCGAGCGCGGCATGCAGTTCCGCATGCAGGCGCAGACGCAGGAACTGCTGGGCGACGAAGACGCAGGACGCAGCGGCCGCGTGCGCGCCGTGCGCTTCAAGGACGGCAGCGAGATACCCGCCGAACTGGTGGTGATGGCCGTGGGCATTCGTCCCAGCACCGAACTGGCCGAGTCCATGCATCTGCATGTGAGTCGCGGCATCGTGGTCAGCGATACGCTGCAGACCGTGACCGATCCGCGCATCTATGCCGTGGGCGAATGCGCGGCACACCGAGGCATTGCCTACGGACTGGTGGCGCCCCTGTTCGAGCAGGGCAAGGTGCTGGCCAACCATCTGGCCGAGTTCGGCATCGGCCGCTATCTGGGTTCCCTGACCTCGACCAAGCTCAAGGTCACGGGCATCGATCTGTTTTCCGCAGGCGATTTCCAGGGCGGCGGCGATACCGAGGAAATTCTCATGAGCGACCCCTACGCGGGGGTCTACAAAAAGCTGGTCATCAAGGACGACAAGCTGGTCGGTGCCTGTCTGTACGGCGACACGGTGGACGGCAGCTGGTACTTCAAGCTGCTGCGCGAGGGCCGCAGCGTGGCTGATATCCGCGACAAGCTGATGTTCGGCGAATCCAATCTCGGCGATACCGGCCACCAGGGGCAGAGCAAGGCCGCGGCCATGGCCGACGGCGACGAGGTCTGCGGCTGCAACGGCGTGACCAAGGGCGCGATCTGCAAGGCCATCAAGGACAAGGGCCTGTTCACGCTCGACGATGTGCGCAAGCACACCAAGGCCAGTGCCAGCTGTGGCTCCTGCACGGGACTGGTGGAGCAGATCATCATGTTCACGGCCGGCGGCGACTACTCGGCGGCCCCCAAGACCAAGGCCATGTGCGGCTGCACCGACCACGGGCACCAGGCCGTGCGCGATGCGATCCGCGATCACAAGCTGCTGAGCACCGATGCGGTGTTCCGCTTCATGGAGTGGCGCACGCCCAATGGCTGTGCCTCCTGCCGCCCGGCCGTCAACTATTACCTGATCAGCACCTGGCCCAAGGAAGCCAGGGACGACCCGCAAAGCCGCTTCATCAACGAACGCAGCCACGCCAATATCCAGAAGGACGGAACGTACAGCGTGATTCCGCGCATGTGGGGCGGCGAGACCACGGCCTCCGAGCTGCGCCGCATTGCCGATGTGGTGGACAAGTACCAGATCCCCACCGTGAAGGTCACGGGCGGCCAGCGCATCGATTTGCTGGGCGTGAAAAAGGAGGATCTGCAGGCCGTCTGGAACGATATCGGCATGCCCTGCGGCCATGCCTATGCCAAGGCGCTGCGCACGGTCAAGACCTGTGTGGGCAGCGAATGGTGCCGCATGGGCACGCAGGACAGCACCCAGATGGGCAAGGACCTGGAGCGCGCCATGTGGCGCATGTACGCACCGCACAAGGTGAAGTTCGCGGTCAGCGGCTGCCCGCGCAACTGCGCGGAGTCCGGCATCAAGGATGTGGGAATCATCGGCGTGGACTCGGGCTGGGAGATGTATATGGGCGGCAACGGCGGCATCAAGACCGAGGTCGCGCATTTCTTCACCAAGCTCAAGACCGCCGAAGAGGTGATGGAGTACACGGGCGCCTTCATGCAGCTGTACCGGCTGGAAGGCTGGTATCTGGAGCGCACGGTGCACTACATCAATCGCGTGGGTCTGGACTATGTCAAGCGACGCATTCTCGACGATGCCGAGGGCCGCAGGGCGCTGTGGGAGCAGCTGCAGTTTGCACTGGACGGCGAGCCCGATCCCTGGTTCGAGACCGACAAGGCGGCCGTGGACACGCGGCAATTCCAGGCTTTGCCCGCTGATGTGTCAGCTATTGCCTGA
- the cobA gene encoding uroporphyrinogen-III C-methyltransferase, whose protein sequence is MTNSHATSLLPAGRCYLVGAGPGDPELLTLKALRLIQSATLLLADDLVSADIVKLASASARIVHVGKRGGRESTSQEFIEKLMIMAARQGELVVRLKGGDPFIFGRGGEEVEHLRRAGIAVEVVNGITAGLAAATSLGVSLTHRDHAHGVVFITGHAKPGSAGHDWQLLAGTARMLGLTLVIYMGVATAAVIQQQLLAGGLPASTPVALVQNASLPAQQQVVTELGQMTQALARSGLGSPCVFVVGEVVRLAASSAGGLGGLMEQVERRLAVGA, encoded by the coding sequence ATGACAAACAGCCATGCCACTTCCCTGCTGCCCGCGGGCCGCTGCTATCTGGTCGGTGCCGGCCCCGGCGATCCGGAGCTGCTCACGCTCAAGGCGCTGAGGCTGATCCAGTCCGCCACGCTGCTGCTGGCCGACGACCTGGTGTCTGCCGACATCGTGAAGCTTGCCAGCGCAAGCGCCCGCATCGTGCATGTGGGCAAGCGCGGCGGGCGCGAGAGCACCTCGCAGGAGTTCATTGAAAAACTCATGATCATGGCGGCTCGCCAAGGTGAGCTGGTGGTGCGCCTCAAGGGTGGCGATCCCTTCATCTTCGGCCGTGGCGGCGAAGAGGTCGAGCATCTGCGCCGGGCCGGGATCGCCGTGGAAGTGGTCAACGGCATCACCGCCGGGCTGGCCGCAGCCACCAGCCTGGGCGTTTCGCTGACCCATCGCGACCATGCCCATGGCGTGGTATTCATCACTGGTCATGCCAAGCCAGGCAGTGCCGGCCATGACTGGCAACTGCTGGCCGGCACGGCCCGGATGCTGGGGCTGACGCTGGTGATCTACATGGGTGTTGCCACTGCCGCCGTCATCCAGCAGCAGCTGCTGGCTGGCGGGCTGCCGGCTTCTACTCCGGTGGCTCTGGTCCAGAACGCCAGTCTGCCGGCACAGCAGCAAGTGGTGACCGAGCTGGGGCAGATGACGCAGGCGCTGGCTCGCAGCGGACTGGGCAGCCCCTGCGTGTTCGTGGTGGGCGAGGTGGTCAGGCTGGCCGCATCGTCCGCCGGGGGGCTGGGCGGGCTGATGGAGCAGGTGGAGCGACGCCTGGCCGTGGGCGCATGA
- a CDS encoding nitrate reductase, whose translation MKETKSTCPYCGVGCGVVIESDGLQITGVRGDPEHPANLGRLCTKGSTLHLTAAPAYAQQARLLQPMRRLERTSAPQAASWDQALDELAARIAGIRAAHGPDALGFYLSGQLLTEDYYVFNKLVKGLLGTNNLDTNSRLCMSSAVAGYKATLGADAPPACYEDIDLAGCMFITGSNMAWAHPILFRRVEEARARSPQLRIIVADPRRTETAELADLYLPLQPGSDVMLFHGLLHIMLWEGWTDSAFIAQHTSGFAQLKELVREATPEKVAAICGLPVPDLYLAARWMALGGAEEPADARRPTLSLYCQGLNQSRSGTANNAALINLHLATGQIGRPGAGPLSLTGQPNAMGGREVGGLSNLLSAHRDLSNAGHRAEVARLWGVESIPQKPGKSALEMFEAAADGQIKALWIACTNPAQSMPEQAMVRRALERAELVVVQEAFAATETTAYADWLLPASTWGEKLGTVTNSERRISRVRAAVVAPGAARHDWQIGVQLARRLEQHLRPSLPSLFPYDTANADAGAEAIWNEHRESTRGRDLDITGLSWAMLEVEGPQQWPMPQGASQGRQRLYGDAVFATEDGRARFDAQPWQTPAVPRDARHPFSLNTGRLRDQWHGMTRTGQLGRLFAHASEPQLQVSPQDMQRQQLQDGDLVHLSNRYGAIVLPVQADPGLQPAQLYLPMHWGSMYLSGMGSKGQRLAGVNALTTPERCPRSKQPELKHVAVRLLKAELPWTCLGMAWLDDQQVQSVRQALSELMAEFDFASCVLFGRAVPLEKADQGRTGVQFRAAAYAQPGAEVLARLHSLLRLDGPQAMRYADARRQCSRAMAIGRQTDEPRLDAFLLCGDASAGRWLGPVLRDEQSVQSYGRLLLSSGARPPAAMPARSPQICACMNVDEASINSALTACEGSADERIAQLKSSLGCGTRCGSCIPRIKQLVHATPAPQSASLSVAA comes from the coding sequence ATGAAAGAAACCAAGTCCACTTGCCCCTATTGCGGTGTCGGCTGCGGCGTGGTCATCGAGTCCGATGGCCTGCAGATTACCGGCGTGCGTGGCGATCCCGAGCATCCTGCCAACTTGGGCCGTCTGTGCACCAAGGGCAGCACCCTGCATCTGACGGCCGCGCCCGCCTATGCCCAGCAGGCCCGCCTGCTGCAGCCCATGCGCAGGCTGGAGCGGACATCCGCGCCGCAGGCCGCGAGCTGGGATCAGGCCCTGGATGAACTGGCGGCGCGCATTGCCGGCATTCGCGCCGCCCATGGGCCCGATGCACTGGGTTTCTATCTCAGTGGCCAGCTGCTGACCGAGGACTACTACGTCTTCAACAAGCTGGTCAAAGGCCTGCTGGGCACCAACAATCTCGACACCAATTCGCGCCTGTGCATGAGCAGCGCCGTGGCCGGCTACAAGGCCACGCTGGGCGCCGATGCACCGCCGGCCTGCTATGAGGACATAGACCTGGCCGGCTGCATGTTCATCACGGGCAGCAATATGGCCTGGGCGCACCCCATTCTGTTCAGGCGTGTGGAAGAGGCCAGGGCGCGCAGTCCGCAACTCAGGATCATCGTGGCCGATCCGCGCCGTACCGAGACGGCAGAGCTGGCCGATCTCTATCTGCCGCTGCAGCCGGGCAGCGATGTGATGCTGTTTCACGGTCTGCTGCACATCATGCTGTGGGAGGGCTGGACGGACAGCGCCTTCATCGCGCAGCACACCAGCGGCTTTGCACAGCTCAAGGAACTGGTGCGCGAAGCCACGCCCGAGAAGGTCGCTGCCATCTGCGGCCTGCCCGTGCCGGACCTGTACCTGGCGGCGCGCTGGATGGCGCTGGGCGGTGCCGAGGAGCCGGCGGACGCGCGTCGTCCCACGCTCAGCCTCTACTGCCAGGGTCTGAACCAGAGCCGCAGTGGCACGGCCAATAATGCGGCGCTGATCAATCTGCATCTGGCGACGGGCCAGATCGGCAGGCCTGGCGCCGGGCCCCTGTCACTGACGGGCCAGCCCAATGCCATGGGCGGGCGCGAGGTGGGCGGACTGTCCAATCTGCTGAGCGCGCATCGTGATCTTTCGAACGCAGGGCACAGGGCAGAAGTGGCACGGCTATGGGGTGTGGAGTCGATTCCGCAGAAGCCCGGAAAGTCAGCGCTGGAGATGTTCGAGGCCGCTGCCGACGGCCAGATCAAGGCCTTGTGGATTGCCTGCACCAACCCCGCGCAGAGCATGCCCGAACAGGCCATGGTGCGCAGGGCGCTGGAGCGCGCCGAGCTGGTGGTGGTGCAGGAGGCCTTTGCAGCGACCGAGACCACGGCCTATGCCGACTGGTTGCTGCCAGCCTCCACCTGGGGCGAGAAGCTGGGCACGGTCACGAACAGCGAGCGGCGCATCTCGCGGGTGCGCGCCGCCGTGGTCGCGCCGGGGGCGGCACGCCATGACTGGCAGATAGGCGTGCAGCTGGCGCGGCGCCTGGAGCAGCATCTGCGGCCCTCGCTGCCAAGCTTGTTTCCCTATGACACTGCGAATGCCGACGCGGGTGCAGAAGCCATCTGGAACGAGCATCGCGAGTCCACACGAGGGCGCGATCTGGATATCACGGGTCTGAGCTGGGCGATGCTCGAGGTCGAGGGACCCCAGCAATGGCCCATGCCTCAAGGCGCTAGCCAGGGCCGGCAGCGTCTGTATGGCGATGCGGTGTTTGCGACCGAGGATGGGCGTGCACGCTTTGATGCACAGCCCTGGCAGACGCCGGCCGTGCCGCGCGATGCACGGCATCCGTTCAGTCTCAACACCGGCCGCCTGCGCGATCAATGGCATGGCATGACGCGCACTGGCCAGTTGGGGCGTCTGTTCGCCCATGCCAGCGAACCTCAGCTGCAGGTCAGTCCCCAGGACATGCAGAGGCAGCAGCTGCAGGACGGCGATCTGGTCCATCTGTCCAACCGCTATGGCGCCATCGTGCTGCCCGTGCAGGCGGACCCTGGCTTGCAGCCCGCACAGCTCTATCTGCCCATGCACTGGGGCAGCATGTACCTGAGCGGCATGGGCTCCAAGGGGCAGCGGCTTGCGGGCGTCAATGCCCTGACCACCCCCGAGCGCTGCCCGCGCTCCAAGCAGCCCGAGCTCAAGCATGTGGCCGTCAGGCTGCTCAAGGCCGAGCTGCCCTGGACCTGTCTGGGCATGGCCTGGCTTGATGACCAGCAGGTGCAGTCGGTTCGGCAGGCCCTGAGCGAACTGATGGCCGAGTTCGACTTTGCCAGCTGCGTGCTGTTTGGACGCGCCGTGCCGCTGGAGAAAGCGGATCAGGGCCGCACCGGCGTGCAGTTCCGCGCTGCAGCCTATGCGCAGCCCGGCGCCGAGGTGCTGGCGCGGCTGCACAGCCTGCTGCGGCTCGATGGCCCGCAGGCCATGCGCTATGCCGACGCGCGTCGCCAATGCAGCCGCGCCATGGCGATAGGCCGGCAGACCGATGAGCCCAGGCTCGATGCCTTTTTGCTCTGTGGCGATGCCAGCGCCGGTCGCTGGCTGGGGCCGGTACTGCGCGACGAGCAATCGGTGCAAAGCTATGGGCGTCTGCTGCTGTCCTCGGGGGCCAGGCCGCCAGCCGCCATGCCTGCCCGGTCGCCACAGATCTGTGCCTGCATGAATGTGGATGAGGCCAGCATCAACTCGGCACTGACCGCGTGCGAGGGCTCCGCCGACGAGCGGATCGCGCAGCTCAAGTCTTCCCTGGGATGCGGCACGCGCTGCGGCTCCTGCATTCCCAGGATCAAACAACTGGTGCATGCGACGCCTGCGCCGCAGTCGGCAAGCCTGTCGGTTGCCGCCTAG
- the ntrB gene encoding nitrate ABC transporter permease: MVSAVLHAPLELDPPHDPQLAAQAANDALLETSKEIASGAELVKAEVQKDIKPKAMVTAAVAVAPSRLRQWAEQLFGQALPPLLGLALLVGLWSLVSSSTGKSIPTPAETWEQALQVFSDPFYRNGPNDQGVGWNVLSSLQRVALGFGLAALVGIPLGFAIGRFSFLSRMFNPLISLLRPVSPLAWLPIGLLVFKGANPAAIWTIFICSIWPMVINTAVGVQRVPQDYMNVARVLNLSEWKIATTILFPAVLPYMLTGVRLAVGTAWLVIVAAEMLTGGVGIGFWVWDEWNNLNVKNIIIAIFVIGIVGLVLEWALVKLASAFTFEEVKT; this comes from the coding sequence ATGGTCAGTGCCGTACTTCACGCGCCGCTCGAACTCGACCCCCCGCACGATCCGCAACTGGCAGCCCAGGCGGCCAATGATGCGCTGCTCGAAACTTCAAAAGAGATAGCTTCTGGCGCAGAACTTGTAAAGGCTGAAGTGCAAAAAGATATCAAACCCAAAGCGATGGTCACGGCTGCGGTTGCGGTGGCACCCAGCCGCTTGCGCCAATGGGCTGAACAGCTATTTGGTCAGGCCCTGCCGCCGCTGCTGGGGCTGGCGCTGCTGGTTGGCCTGTGGTCGCTGGTATCGAGCAGCACCGGCAAGAGCATTCCTACCCCGGCGGAGACCTGGGAGCAGGCCTTGCAGGTGTTCAGCGATCCCTTCTACCGCAACGGACCGAATGACCAGGGCGTGGGCTGGAATGTGCTGTCCTCGTTGCAGCGCGTGGCCCTGGGTTTCGGTCTGGCGGCACTGGTCGGCATCCCTTTGGGCTTCGCGATCGGACGCTTCAGCTTTCTGTCGCGCATGTTCAACCCCTTGATCAGCCTGCTGCGTCCGGTATCGCCGCTGGCCTGGCTGCCTATCGGCCTGCTGGTGTTCAAGGGCGCCAATCCGGCAGCCATCTGGACCATCTTCATCTGCTCGATCTGGCCCATGGTCATCAACACCGCCGTGGGCGTGCAGCGTGTGCCCCAGGACTATATGAATGTGGCGCGCGTGCTCAATCTGTCGGAGTGGAAGATCGCCACCACCATTCTGTTTCCTGCCGTGCTGCCCTATATGTTGACCGGCGTGCGCCTGGCCGTGGGCACGGCCTGGCTGGTGATCGTGGCCGCCGAGATGCTGACGGGCGGCGTGGGCATAGGTTTCTGGGTCTGGGACGAGTGGAACAACCTCAACGTCAAGAACATCATCATCGCCATCTTCGTGATCGGCATCGTGGGCCTGGTGCTGGAGTGGGCCCTGGTCAAGCTGGCTTCGGCCTTTACGTTTGAAGAGGTCAAGACTTAA
- the nirD gene encoding nitrite reductase small subunit NirD encodes MSEWISICTMDDIPVLGARRVARAQGLDVAVFRNADDEVFALLDRCPHKGGPLSQGIVFGRSVACPLHNWTIALSSGEAAAPDEGCTPYFSVRVQDGEVQLRADELANRALEQTRPHAGPAHCAGKSGCATA; translated from the coding sequence ATGAGCGAATGGATTTCTATCTGCACGATGGACGACATCCCCGTGCTGGGAGCGCGCCGCGTGGCGCGCGCACAAGGGCTGGATGTGGCCGTGTTCCGCAATGCCGACGACGAGGTGTTTGCGCTGCTGGATCGCTGCCCGCACAAGGGCGGCCCGCTTTCGCAAGGCATTGTGTTCGGTCGCAGCGTGGCCTGCCCGCTGCACAACTGGACGATTGCACTGAGCAGCGGCGAGGCGGCTGCGCCCGACGAGGGCTGCACGCCCTATTTCAGCGTGCGTGTGCAGGACGGCGAGGTGCAGCTGCGCGCCGACGAGCTGGCCAACCGCGCCCTGGAGCAGACCCGCCCGCATGCCGGTCCTGCGCATTGCGCGGGCAAATCCGGCTGTGCCACGGCCTAG